One window from the genome of Amaranthus tricolor cultivar Red isolate AtriRed21 chromosome 9, ASM2621246v1, whole genome shotgun sequence encodes:
- the LOC130823285 gene encoding pentatricopeptide repeat-containing protein At5g46100-like translates to MKLQGLKPDVPLYNKIINGFVDLSKCQEAANFLDEMVLAGISPNRLTWSTHIKVHNVVIQGLSESDLNRAFYLYLSMRTRGLTVEPEVFHSLVKDEEIWKAILRGFLDQKKTSESIENFHMQLAQTINEFQKLS, encoded by the exons ATGAAACTTCAAGGCCTGAAACCGGATGTGCCACTTTATAATAAGATCATTAATGGTTTCGTTGACTTGAGTAAGTGTCAAGAGGCTGCCAACTTTCTTGATGAAATGGTTCTTGCTGGAATCTCACCCAATAGATTAACTTGGAGCACTCATATTAAAGTGCATAATGTTGTCATACAAGGACTTTCTGAGAGTGATCTTAACCGGGCTTTTTATTTGTATCTGAGTATGAGAACCAGAGGCCTTACGGTTGAACCTGAAGTTTTTCACTCCCTTGTCAAAG ATGAGGAGATATGGAAGGCTATATTGCGAGGTTTTCTTGATCAAAAAAAGACTTCGGAATCTATTGAAAACTTTCATATGCAGTTGGCACAGACTATTAATGAGTTTCAGAAGTTGTCTTAA